One Peromyscus leucopus breed LL Stock chromosome 6, UCI_PerLeu_2.1, whole genome shotgun sequence genomic region harbors:
- the LOC114682388 gene encoding histone H2A type 2-B, with protein sequence MSGRGKQGGKARAKAKSRSSRAGLQFPVGRVHRLLRKGNYAERVGAGAPVYMAAVLEYLTAEILELAGNAARDNKKTRIIPRHLQLAVRNDEELNKLLGGVTIAQGGVLPNIQAVLLPKKTESHKPGKNK encoded by the coding sequence ATGTCTGGTCGCGGAAAGCAAGGCGGCAAGGCCCGCGCCAAGGCCAAGTCGCGCTCGTCCCGCGCCGGCCTGCAGTTCCCGGTGGGGCGCGTGCACCGGCTGCTGCGCAAGGGCAACTACGCGGAGCGCGTGGGCGCCGGCGCGCCCGTGTACATGGCGGCCGTGCTGGAGTACCTGACGGCCGAGATCCTGGAGCTGGCGGGCAACGCGGCCCGCGACAACAAGAAGACGCGCATCATCCCGCGCCACCTGCAGCTGGCTGTGAGGAACGATGAGGAGCTGAACAAGCTGCTGGGAGGTGTCACCATCGCCCAGGGCGGCGTCCTGCCCAACATCCAGGCTGTCTTATTACCAAAGAAAACGGAGAGCCACAAACCCGGCAAGAACAAATAA
- the LOC114682389 gene encoding histone H2A type 2-C yields the protein MSGRGKQGGKARAKAKSRSSRAGLQFPVGRVHRLLRKGNYAERVGAGAPVYMAAVLEYLTAEILELAGNAARDNKKTRIIPRHLQLAIRNDEELNKLLGKVTIAQGGVLPNIQAVLLPKKTESHKAKSK from the coding sequence ATGTCTGGTCGCGGTAAGCAAGGCGGCAAGGCCCGCGCCAAGGCCAAGTCGCGCTCGTCCCGCGCCGGCCTGCAGTTCCCGGTGGGGCGCGTGCACCGGCTGCTGCGCAAGGGCAACTACGCGGAGCGCGTGGGCGCCGGCGCGCCCGTGTACATGGCGGCCGTGCTGGAGTACCTGACGGCCGAGATCCTGGAGCTGGCGGGCAACGCGGCCCGCGACAACAAGAAGACGCGCATCATCCCGCGCCACCTGCAGCTGGCCATCCGCAACGACGAGGAGCTCAACAAGCTGCTGGGCAAAGTGACGATCGCGCAGGGCGGCGTCCTGCCCAACATCCAGGCGGTGCTGCTGCCCAAGAAGACCGAGAGCCACAAGGCCAAGAGCAAGTGA
- the LOC114682390 gene encoding histone H2B type 1-J, with translation MPEPAKTAPAPKKGSKKAVSKAQKKDGKKRKRSRKESYSIYVYKVLKQVHPDTGISSKAMGIMNSFVNDIFERIAGEASRLAHYNKRSTITSREIQTAVRLLLPGELAKHAVSEGTKAVTKYTSAK, from the coding sequence ATGCCTGAGCCGGCTAAAACTGCCCCGGCTCCCAAGAAGGGCTCCAAGAAGGCTGTCAGCAAGGCGCAAAAGAAGGACGGCAAGAAGCGCAAGCGCAGCCGCAAGGAGAGCTACTCCATCTACGTGTACAAGGTGCTGAAGCAGGTGCACCCCGACACGGGCATCTCGTCCAAGGCCATGGGCATCATGAACTCCTTCGTGAACGACATCTTCGAGCGCATCGCGGGCGAGGCTTCCCGCCTGGCGCATTACAACAAGCGCTCGACCATCACGTCGCGGGAGATCCAGACAGCCGTGCGCCTGCTGCTGCCCGGGGAGCTGGCCAAGCACGCCGTGTCCGAGGGCACCAAGGCCGTCACCAAGTACACCAGCGCCAAGTAG